Part of the Flagellimonas eckloniae genome, TCTACACCAGAGGTCATTGATTATTTATTTTCAAATTTAATCCCCAAATATCCCAGCATTGAATTTGGGGCACATTTGCATACAACCCCTGCCAAATGGCATGAAAAAGTAGATGCTGCATATAAAGCGGGCTGCCGTCGTTTTGATGGTGCTGTACAAGGCTTTGGAGGTTGCCCAATGGCAAAAGATGAGCTTACCGGGAATATGCCAACTGAAAAAATGCTGTCCTATTTTACTGCAGAAAAAACGGATACAGGAGTCAATTGGATGGTTTTTGAGGCGGCATTTAACAAGGCTACCGAGCTCTTTTCCAGATACCATTAGAACTTTCTTATTTCCACTAAAAGTCTTCCGAATGTTAAATTTCAAAACTTATTTAAATTTAATCTAAATAAATTTGTTAAAAAAATTAACAACGGATATATTTGCCTTACTATTTACATTTAATCTAAATAAACTTAAAAAATGTTACTAAAAAGATTTTTCATATTAAGTATGTCCGCAGGCTTAATTGTTTCCTGTTCCAGTGATGACTCTGATGATGTTGACCCAATAGGAATAGACAACCCTGCTACATATGTTTTTGAAAGGGAAGGAGAAACTTCAGTAAGCTTTAGTGGTCAGACTACTCGTATTTTAATGGCAGAAGAAATCATAGCCAAATTTCAGGATGAAACTACAACCTTAGAAGAATTGACGGCTATGTTTGCACATGTTGAAGGAGAAAGTGATTTTTCAGATGCTGACCTAAATGCATCAGACAAGAATATTCTTGGCAAAACTGCCGCCTCCTTTGATTTCTTTTCCAATAATGCCACAGATCAGGTTTTGATTCGTGCTGATTTTGAAAGTTGGATACAGGCTCAAGTAGATGAGGTTTATCCAAACTGGAATGTAGCCGCTATGGCGGGAGCTGCCGGTCAGATTGCCGATGGCACCTCTGTAAGATACATTACGGATAAGGGACTTGAAATGAACCAGGTATTCAACAAGTCATTGATTGGGGCCTTGATGGTGGACCAAATGTTGAATAATTATATCAGTTCCTCAGTTTTGGACCCTTTTACTGCTGCTAATGATTCCGAAACTTTGGTGACGGACAAGAATTACACGGATATGGAGCATGACTGGGATGAAGCCTATGGCTATGCCTTTGGTACCGCTGCAGATTTGACCGATCCTAGACCTACTATTGGGGAGGATGACAATTTCTTGAACAAATACATTGGACGCGTTGAGGGCGATACCGATTTTGCCGGTATTACTGATGATATCTTTGAAGCACTAAAATTGGGCCGTGCTGCAATTGTGGCCAAAGAATATGATGTAAGAAACGAACAGGCAGAAGTACTTAGGGAATTAATTTCAGAAATAATCGGTATTAGAGCCGTGTATTATTTGCAGCAAGGTAAAAATGCATTGGATCAAACAACCCCCGACTATGGTGGTGGTTTCCATGACCTATCAGAAGGTTATGGCTTTATTTACAGCTTACAATTCACTCGTCAGCCAAATTCCGATGCGCCGTATTTTACGAAAGCTGAAGTAGATGCTTTTCTAATCGATTTATTGGATGATGGGGACAATGGACTTTGGGACGTGACCCCTACCACCTTGGATGCAATCTCAACATCGATTGCTGACCGATTCAGTTTTACTGTCGAAGAGGCTGGAAGCTAAAATGAAGTATTTTCATTTAACTTTTTAAGGATGAAATAAAAAGAGGCGGGTATTTGGTTCAACCCTGCCTCTTTTGCTATCTTTGGCGATCATTAATTTGGAATAAATAAAAATAATTGCATGAAAAAAACGTGGTATCTTCTTTCCATCGCTGCATTTGTCCTGTTCATTTGGGCCTGTTCCTCAGATGGGTCTTCTTCGGATGATGGCGGAGGAGGTGATGATGAGGTTCCAGTAACGTTTGATCGGGGAGCTATGTTGGCCAATTGGGCGGATAATATTATAATACCTTCGTATAAAGCTTTTCAGTCTGAATTGTCTGATTTAGAATCAACTTATGAAGCTTTTGTCGCTGACCAAAGTGTTATAAATTTGGAAGCTTTTAGGACCTCATGGGAAAGCGCATATCGGGCATGGCAACATGTTTCCATGTTTGAAATTGGACCGGCTGAGTCTATTGGGTACCGCCTGAATATAAACACCTATCCCGCTGACACTGATTTAATCGATGCATATCTGGCCACTGGGGTCTTTGACCTTTCGTTGCCCTCAAATAGGGATGCTAAAGGGTTTCCGGCTTTGGATTATATATTGAATGGTCTTGAGGATGACGACGTAACTTTGGTGGAACTTTTGACCAATAGTGTAAATTCTGCAAGTATGCAGGATTATATTTCTGAATTGTTGGCCGATATGGTTTCCCTTACCAATGATGTGGTTGGACAATGGGAAGGTTCTTATAGAAACACTTTTGTAGATAATAACGGCTCTTCAGCTACGGCAACGACGGATCGTTTCGTAAACGATTTCATTTTTTACTATGAGAAATTCCTCAGGGCAGGAAAAATAGGAATACCCATTGGTGTGTTTTCTGGAACAACAGAGGTCAATACCCTTGAAGTATTATATAAATCCGAATTGAGCAAATCCATGTTTTTAGAAGGTTTGGATGCTGTTCAAGATTTTTTTAACGGAAAACACTACGGTTCCGCAACAACTGGAGAAAGTTTGGAATCATATCTTGAGGCCCTAAATACACTAAAGGATGGGGCTGATCTTGCTAAGTTGATCAACGATCAAATGGATGAGGCACGGGATATCGTTTCGTCCTTAAATGATTTTAAAACGGAAATAGAAGCGGCAGATCCTCCTGTAAATATGTTCTTGGCTTATGACGAGGTCCAAAAAGTGGTTCCCCTGTTCAAAGTGGATATGGTTTCCGCAATGAGCATCAATATAGATTTTGTGGATGCTGATGGAGACTAATGGTCAATGGTTTTAAAACATATCTTGAGAAGAATATTGAGGCCGCTCCTTTAGCGGTCTTTCGTATTTTTTTTGGTCTAATGATGCTTGGAAGCATTATCAGGTTTTGGGCCAATGGATGGATTGAAACCCTCTATATTACACCCAGTTTTCACTTTACATATTATGGTTTCGAATGGGTAAGACCTCTGGGTTATTTCACTTATGTGTTGTTTTTTGTTTGTGCAATTGCAGCAGTGGGTGTGGCACTTGGCTTCAAATACCGATTGTCTATTGTTGTTTTCTTCCTATCCTTTACCTATATCGAATTAATGGACAAGACCACTTATTTAAACCACTATTATTTTATTAGTATACTGTCGTTTCTCCTAATTTTCCTGCCTGCAAATTCATACTTTTCCATAGATTCCAAAAACAATCCTCAAAAAGCATTTGCCCAGATTCCTAAGTGGACCGCGGATAGTATTAAACTCTTGCTTGGATTGGTATACTTTTATGCAGGTATCGCCAAACTGAACTCAGATTGGTTAATTGAGGCTATGCCGCTAAAAATCTGGCTTCCCTCCAAATTTAGTATACCGCTTATTGGAAATTTTCTAGCAGAGGAATGGGTGCATTACGCATTCAGTTGGTCAGGTGCTATATATGATCTTGCCATACCTTTTCTTTTGCTTTATTCCAGGACTAGGTATTTTGCATTTTTTCTGGTCGTTGTTTTTCATCTATTGACCCGGGTTTTGTTTCCTATAGGAATGTTCCCCTATATCATGATTATATCCGCACTTATCTTTTTCGATGCTCGGTTGCACCACAAGATTTTAGGTTTTATTTCAAAGTATTTGAAAATCAGCAAGGATTTTTTTGACAATGGAAAGGTTTTAACCCAAAAAAAGAATTTCACTCTAAACCTCAAGTATGTAGTCATTATGCTGTTTTTTGCGTTGCAGTTGTTGTTCCCATGGCGATATATACTGTATCCAGGAGAGCTGTTTTGGACCGAGGAAGGATATCGGTTTTCGTGGCGGGTTATGTTAATGGAGAAAGCGGGATATGCTCAGTTTAAGATTGTGGACAAGAAAACAAACGTATGGTTCTATGTTGACAATAAAGACTTTTTAACCCCATTTCAAGAAAAACAGATGTCTTTTCAACCTGATTTCATTTTGGAATACGCACATTATTTAAAGGAACATTTTGAAAGGGAAGGCCACAAAAATTTGGGAGTGTATGTAGATTGCTATGTGACACTGAATGGTAGGTTGAGCGAAACTTTTATCGACCCTGATGTAGATTTAACCCAATATAGGGAGTCATTTAAACATAAAACTTGGATAGTACCATTTAAAGATGAAATCAAGGGAATATAAAAACCTCATTTTTTTGTTGCTGCTTTGCACTTCGGTATTTGGGCAACATAATTTTACGGGAACGATCATTGATAATGAAGGTACCAATGTTGCACAGGCCGAAGTATATATCAATGAACTTCTTTTGTTGGAAACCACTTCGGATAGTGGTAACTTTTATTTTTCCAATGTTCCTACGGGAACATACTCTGTAGTAGTCTTTGCCTTTGGCTATCAGGTAAATGAGCAAAAAATTGAAATCAATGGAAGTACAAATATTGACGTTCAGCTCTTACCTCTTGGGGAGCAACTTTCTGAAGTGGTACTCACCAAGGAACGTGAAAAAGTATTTGCGCTTCAGAAATTAAAAAAAGTAGAGGGAACGGCAATTTATGCCGGAAAAAAAAATGAAGTGATTGCGGTTGATCTTTTAACGGCAAATTTAGCCGCGAATAACCCACGACAGGTGTATGGTCAGGTCGTTGGTCTGAATATTTATGAGGATTGTAATGCAGGGATTCAATTGAACATTGGCGGCAGGGGATTGGATCCAAATAGGTCGGCTAATTTTAACATTCGCCAAAATGGATACGACATTAGTGCAGACCCACTAGGTTATCCGGAAAGTTATTATACTCCTCCAGCAGAGGCGCTAAGTGAAATTCAAGTAATTAGAGGGGCAGCATCACTGCAATATGGTCCCCAATTTGGCGGATTGATAAATTTTAAATTTAAAAAACCCAATCCCAACAAAAAGATAGAATTGATTTCGCGGCAAACATTAGCCTCATATGGGACCTTTACCAGTTTTAATAGTTTGAGTGGAACTACAGGAAAATTAAGCTATTACAGCTATTTTAATTACAAGGAGGGAAGTTGTTTTAGATGTAATAGTAATTACAATAGCCGTAACTTTTTCGGAAATTTCGGGTATCAAATAACCGAGAAGACCAAATTGAACTTCGAGGTCACCTTGTTCAATTATCTAACAAAACAACCCGGTGGTTTAACGGATGCCCAGTTTTTGGAAGACCCTACCTTTAGTAATCGGGATCGAAACTGGTTCAATGTGGACTGGAAATTGTTTTCCTTACGCCTGGAGCATCAATTTTCTGCTAAGACCGATTTTAGCTTGAATCTATTTACCCTTGATGCTACAAGAAATGCCTTGGGATTTAGGACCAATCGCGTTTCCCAAGCGGACGATCCTAATGAACCTAGGGAGCTACTTCAAGATAATTTTCAGAATTGGGGTGCTGAAGGCAGATTGTTAACGCGCTATCAAATCAATGAAAAAGACGCAGTCCTATTGTTGGGTACAAAATATTATCAATCGGAAAATAAGCAAAGACAAGGCCCTGGTAACAATTTGGAAACCCCTGATTTTGAGTTTGCAGCGGATGAATTTCCAAATTATGAACGACAGTCCCAATTTGTTTTTCCCAATTTGAATGTGGCCTTATTTGGCGAAAATATCTTTAATCTGTCAAACAAGTTTTCTCTGACCCCTGGTTTTCGATTTGAATATATTAAAACCCAGAGTGAGGGTACTTTTAGGAATATTGTGCTGGATTTAGCTGGAAACCCATTGCTAAATGAAGAGATTCCAGATAATAGGACCTTTGAACGAAACTTTTTCCTTTTTGGGCTAGGGGCTTCCTATAAATTGTCTTCAAGTATGGAGATATATGCCAATTTTTCGCAAAACTACCGCTCCGTAACCTTCAATGATATTCGTGTTGTCAATCCATCTTTCCAAGTGGATGAAAATATATCGGATGAGAATGGTTTTACGACTGATATAGGTATTCGTGGTAGGTCGGGGGAAGTGTTAAATTATGATGTTAGTGCCTTTGGATTGTATTATGATGATCGGTTAGGAGAAGTGCTGCGCAATGAAACACGTGTAAACGCTGCTGGGGACTTAGTGGAAACTGGAAGAATAGTGCGCTTTAGA contains:
- a CDS encoding DUF4856 domain-containing protein, whose amino-acid sequence is MSAGLIVSCSSDDSDDVDPIGIDNPATYVFEREGETSVSFSGQTTRILMAEEIIAKFQDETTTLEELTAMFAHVEGESDFSDADLNASDKNILGKTAASFDFFSNNATDQVLIRADFESWIQAQVDEVYPNWNVAAMAGAAGQIADGTSVRYITDKGLEMNQVFNKSLIGALMVDQMLNNYISSSVLDPFTAANDSETLVTDKNYTDMEHDWDEAYGYAFGTAADLTDPRPTIGEDDNFLNKYIGRVEGDTDFAGITDDIFEALKLGRAAIVAKEYDVRNEQAEVLRELISEIIGIRAVYYLQQGKNALDQTTPDYGGGFHDLSEGYGFIYSLQFTRQPNSDAPYFTKAEVDAFLIDLLDDGDNGLWDVTPTTLDAISTSIADRFSFTVEEAGS
- a CDS encoding imelysin family protein; this translates as MKKTWYLLSIAAFVLFIWACSSDGSSSDDGGGGDDEVPVTFDRGAMLANWADNIIIPSYKAFQSELSDLESTYEAFVADQSVINLEAFRTSWESAYRAWQHVSMFEIGPAESIGYRLNINTYPADTDLIDAYLATGVFDLSLPSNRDAKGFPALDYILNGLEDDDVTLVELLTNSVNSASMQDYISELLADMVSLTNDVVGQWEGSYRNTFVDNNGSSATATTDRFVNDFIFYYEKFLRAGKIGIPIGVFSGTTEVNTLEVLYKSELSKSMFLEGLDAVQDFFNGKHYGSATTGESLESYLEALNTLKDGADLAKLINDQMDEARDIVSSLNDFKTEIEAADPPVNMFLAYDEVQKVVPLFKVDMVSAMSINIDFVDADGD
- a CDS encoding HTTM domain-containing protein; this translates as MVNGFKTYLEKNIEAAPLAVFRIFFGLMMLGSIIRFWANGWIETLYITPSFHFTYYGFEWVRPLGYFTYVLFFVCAIAAVGVALGFKYRLSIVVFFLSFTYIELMDKTTYLNHYYFISILSFLLIFLPANSYFSIDSKNNPQKAFAQIPKWTADSIKLLLGLVYFYAGIAKLNSDWLIEAMPLKIWLPSKFSIPLIGNFLAEEWVHYAFSWSGAIYDLAIPFLLLYSRTRYFAFFLVVVFHLLTRVLFPIGMFPYIMIISALIFFDARLHHKILGFISKYLKISKDFFDNGKVLTQKKNFTLNLKYVVIMLFFALQLLFPWRYILYPGELFWTEEGYRFSWRVMLMEKAGYAQFKIVDKKTNVWFYVDNKDFLTPFQEKQMSFQPDFILEYAHYLKEHFEREGHKNLGVYVDCYVTLNGRLSETFIDPDVDLTQYRESFKHKTWIVPFKDEIKGI
- a CDS encoding TonB-dependent receptor domain-containing protein, which codes for MKSREYKNLIFLLLLCTSVFGQHNFTGTIIDNEGTNVAQAEVYINELLLLETTSDSGNFYFSNVPTGTYSVVVFAFGYQVNEQKIEINGSTNIDVQLLPLGEQLSEVVLTKEREKVFALQKLKKVEGTAIYAGKKNEVIAVDLLTANLAANNPRQVYGQVVGLNIYEDCNAGIQLNIGGRGLDPNRSANFNIRQNGYDISADPLGYPESYYTPPAEALSEIQVIRGAASLQYGPQFGGLINFKFKKPNPNKKIELISRQTLASYGTFTSFNSLSGTTGKLSYYSYFNYKEGSCFRCNSNYNSRNFFGNFGYQITEKTKLNFEVTLFNYLTKQPGGLTDAQFLEDPTFSNRDRNWFNVDWKLFSLRLEHQFSAKTDFSLNLFTLDATRNALGFRTNRVSQADDPNEPRELLQDNFQNWGAEGRLLTRYQINEKDAVLLLGTKYYQSENKQRQGPGNNLETPDFEFAADEFPNYERQSQFVFPNLNVALFGENIFNLSNKFSLTPGFRFEYIKTQSEGTFRNIVLDLAGNPLLNEEIPDNRTFERNFFLFGLGASYKLSSSMEIYANFSQNYRSVTFNDIRVVNPSFQVDENISDENGFTTDIGIRGRSGEVLNYDVSAFGLYYDDRLGEVLRNETRVNAAGDLVETGRIVRFRGNIGTAFMYGLESFADISLKELFFAEKDKLRLNYFVNLALTNSEYLSSDENNVDGNKVEFIPKVNLKTGLSFGYGNFLGSLQYTYLSEQFTDATNAPQDVTDNQRGIEGAIPSYDIMDLSLSYTFKKLKLEAGINNLLDNTYFTRRATGYPGPGIIPAEPRTFYTTLQIKI